The following proteins are co-located in the Microbulbifer sp. VAAF005 genome:
- a CDS encoding TolC family protein, whose product MFNCLRLVITKKPIADRFFVAGAVFFLVALSGSLKAEQGEELSGLTYEQAILKSLQNHPELAGYRYQFEAVDALSEHAKLGPRPELSVAAEGLGEDKSSDGNDSSQVTVGISWLLQGDLAEKRVLAARSKTSVIEAQKQVLELEVAANTARYFFQVLAQQERLEIAKTAVDLARNMAAEINRQVSVGRTNEADAFRAEVDLQRRLLAVEDVEHELDIARYQLAAQWGSREPSFRAVVGSLSSAIPEVDLSRLRSLVASNPNLEIFMSRERVAQAEIDLARAEAGIQWRIDTGIRRNETSGNYGLVAGFAIPLGKGDRNRGKVSALRAEQNRFRAERNAKEIELDTQLFVMTQRLQHHRHVAAALNEKMIPSLDKALTATRRAYRRGRYNYTELALAQQGLTDAQLSLLQAQYNAHLSLIEIEKLTGLSLAQISESEI is encoded by the coding sequence GTGTTTAATTGTTTACGTTTAGTCATAACTAAAAAACCGATTGCTGATCGGTTTTTTGTGGCCGGAGCTGTGTTCTTTTTAGTCGCATTAAGTGGGTCCCTTAAGGCAGAGCAGGGCGAGGAGTTATCGGGCCTCACTTATGAGCAGGCAATTCTTAAAAGCTTGCAAAATCATCCTGAACTGGCGGGTTACCGATATCAGTTTGAGGCAGTGGATGCTCTATCTGAACACGCCAAGCTCGGACCACGACCGGAGCTTAGTGTTGCCGCTGAAGGGTTGGGGGAAGACAAGAGCAGCGATGGCAACGACAGTTCCCAGGTAACAGTAGGCATCAGTTGGCTATTACAGGGTGATCTCGCAGAAAAACGTGTATTGGCTGCACGCAGCAAGACTTCTGTGATTGAGGCCCAAAAGCAGGTTCTTGAATTAGAAGTTGCCGCAAATACCGCGCGTTACTTTTTCCAGGTCTTGGCGCAACAGGAACGCCTGGAAATTGCTAAAACAGCTGTCGACCTGGCTCGCAATATGGCCGCTGAAATTAATCGCCAAGTTAGTGTTGGCAGAACGAATGAAGCCGATGCTTTTCGGGCGGAAGTCGACTTGCAGCGTCGACTCTTAGCTGTGGAGGATGTCGAGCACGAGTTGGATATTGCCAGATATCAATTAGCTGCCCAGTGGGGCTCCAGAGAGCCCAGTTTTCGAGCGGTGGTTGGTTCTCTTTCCAGTGCCATTCCAGAAGTTGATTTATCTAGATTGAGAAGCTTGGTGGCGAGCAACCCAAATTTGGAAATATTTATGAGCCGTGAGCGCGTGGCGCAGGCGGAAATTGATTTGGCACGTGCAGAAGCGGGCATTCAGTGGCGGATTGATACAGGAATTCGTCGCAATGAAACGAGCGGAAATTATGGGTTGGTGGCAGGCTTCGCAATCCCACTAGGAAAGGGCGATCGCAACCGCGGCAAGGTATCTGCTTTGAGGGCAGAACAGAATCGTTTCCGAGCAGAAAGGAATGCGAAAGAGATTGAGTTGGATACACAACTCTTTGTGATGACCCAAAGGCTACAGCATCACCGGCATGTAGCTGCCGCCCTGAATGAAAAGATGATTCCCAGTTTGGATAAGGCGCTTACCGCTACGCGTCGAGCTTATCGACGTGGCCGCTACAACTACACGGAATTGGCGCTAGCCCAACAGGGGCTTACCGATGCACAGCTTTCACTATTACAGGCGCAGTACAACGCACACCTTAGCCTGATTGAAATTGAAAAATTGACAGGCCTGTCACTGGCACAGATAAGCGAGAGCGAGATATGA
- the cobT gene encoding nicotinate-nucleotide--dimethylbenzimidazole phosphoribosyltransferase: MMTDELSWLDKPAPTPDQSARNAAIARQEQLIKPQGALGRLESIAVDFAGFQGREQPLLNNLSVRVFGADHGVAAQGTSRFPQAVTSVMLKLFCEGGAAINVLSREQDADFAAINLGCVVPAEHPDLIDEVIAPSTADFSQGNPAMTQAQLALALDAGRRQSTDADCFIGGDMGIGNTTSAAAIFAALFELEVGSITGRGTGIDDAVLACKVELIEFALEQHRAALGSPLAILQTFGGFEIAALTGAFVASAQRGVPVLVDGFMATAAAAIAGAINPSVKPWLLYAHLSDESGHKLALECLGVKPLLSFNMRLGEGTGAVLAISIIKQALNLHNKMFTFSEAGVPVAD, encoded by the coding sequence ATGATGACAGATGAACTCAGTTGGCTCGATAAGCCTGCACCAACCCCGGACCAGAGTGCTCGCAATGCCGCGATTGCCCGCCAGGAGCAATTGATTAAGCCGCAAGGCGCGCTCGGCCGGCTCGAGAGCATTGCCGTGGATTTCGCCGGATTCCAGGGGAGGGAGCAACCCCTACTGAATAATTTGTCGGTGCGCGTATTCGGTGCTGATCACGGTGTTGCAGCCCAGGGAACTTCCCGATTTCCTCAGGCCGTCACTTCTGTAATGCTGAAACTATTTTGCGAGGGTGGGGCGGCTATTAATGTGTTGAGCCGCGAGCAGGATGCTGACTTTGCCGCAATTAATCTGGGTTGTGTGGTCCCCGCTGAACACCCCGACCTGATTGATGAAGTTATAGCTCCCTCTACTGCGGACTTCTCCCAAGGTAATCCCGCTATGACCCAAGCGCAGCTGGCTCTTGCTCTTGATGCCGGTCGCCGCCAGTCTACCGATGCAGATTGTTTTATTGGCGGAGATATGGGTATTGGCAATACCACTTCCGCCGCTGCCATTTTTGCCGCCCTTTTTGAGCTAGAGGTTGGCAGCATTACGGGGCGAGGAACAGGTATCGACGATGCAGTGCTCGCCTGCAAGGTGGAACTGATCGAATTTGCTTTGGAACAGCACCGGGCAGCGCTGGGCTCGCCACTTGCTATTCTGCAAACTTTTGGTGGCTTTGAGATTGCAGCCTTAACGGGAGCGTTTGTCGCCAGTGCCCAGCGAGGTGTCCCTGTATTGGTTGATGGTTTTATGGCGACTGCCGCGGCAGCTATTGCCGGTGCTATTAATCCATCAGTGAAGCCCTGGTTGCTCTACGCCCATCTCTCTGACGAGTCTGGTCACAAACTGGCCCTCGAGTGCCTGGGGGTGAAGCCATTGCTGAGCTTCAATATGCGCCTTGGCGAGGGCACAGGTGCAGTGTTGGCCATAAGTATTATCAAGCAAGCGCTGAACCTGCATAACAAAATGTTCACTTTCAGTGAGGCAGGAGTGCCAGTTGCGGATTGA
- a CDS encoding BlaI/MecI/CopY family transcriptional regulator: MRLGDLEKQVLQYLWDRKSADAKQVHSDLSRARGGSLNTIQSTLDRLYKKGLLSREKQGHAFQYSPAVERYEFVGQLIQDVTREFVDDENGLVAAFTSISSELSESQLEQLEQLIESQKIKRQQGDR, encoded by the coding sequence ATGCGACTTGGCGATCTTGAGAAACAGGTGCTCCAATACCTCTGGGATAGAAAATCTGCGGATGCCAAACAGGTCCACTCGGACTTGAGTAGGGCCCGTGGAGGTTCTCTTAACACCATCCAGAGCACACTTGACCGCCTCTACAAGAAAGGTTTGCTGTCCCGGGAGAAGCAGGGGCATGCATTCCAATACAGCCCGGCAGTGGAGCGCTACGAGTTTGTTGGACAGCTGATTCAAGATGTTACTCGTGAGTTCGTTGATGATGAGAACGGGTTGGTAGCCGCATTTACCTCCATCTCATCGGAGTTGAGCGAAAGCCAATTGGAGCAGCTGGAGCAGTTGATCGAAAGCCAGAAGATTAAGCGCCAGCAGGGTGATCGCTAA
- the cobC gene encoding alpha-ribazole phosphatase family protein: MRIDLLRHGACEGGNIFRGQIDVPLTSEGRKQMLRGLAELDDSWDRIVTSPLQRCQRFAAQLAREKKLPITEVPDIREIGFGDWEGQSVDKIWTEQRALCEAWGRDPEKHAPPGGEPFPVFRSRVLQAIDNLAQQYSGESLLLVTHGGVIKLLLAYANNWLPVKMISLQVNYGFAASLRYDSDNKTFTVSYPEQSAYVYCP, from the coding sequence TTGCGGATTGATCTTTTACGACACGGTGCCTGCGAAGGTGGAAATATTTTTCGCGGGCAGATCGATGTGCCCCTAACCAGTGAGGGTAGGAAGCAGATGTTGCGAGGGCTTGCCGAGCTCGATGACTCCTGGGACCGGATTGTTACTTCACCCTTACAACGCTGCCAACGCTTTGCTGCTCAGCTTGCCCGAGAGAAAAAGCTGCCGATAACTGAAGTTCCTGATATCCGGGAAATTGGTTTCGGGGACTGGGAGGGGCAGTCAGTCGATAAGATCTGGACTGAGCAACGAGCACTGTGTGAAGCCTGGGGGCGTGACCCAGAAAAGCACGCACCGCCGGGAGGTGAGCCCTTTCCCGTATTTCGATCCAGAGTTCTTCAAGCTATTGATAATCTAGCCCAGCAATACTCGGGAGAGTCCCTGCTGCTCGTTACTCACGGTGGCGTTATCAAGTTGTTGCTCGCGTATGCGAATAACTGGCTCCCAGTGAAAATGATTTCACTGCAAGTTAACTACGGGTTTGCCGCATCGCTGAGATACGACTCGGACAATAAGACCTTTACCGTTTCCTACCCAGAGCAGTCAGCTTATGTTTATTGCCCGTAA
- a CDS encoding iron ABC transporter permease — translation MTVARIKALNIAWWLLPAALALSFSAAVAIGAVYLSPSQLFAAISGQGDGGLAGDIVQVIRLPRAMLAAGVGAVLAICGAMLQGLFRNPLADPSLIGVTAGASLGACLAILLGAEVAAAFGSLPVVSIAAFFSGLLAVTLVYKVAKSINGTSVATMLLMGIAVTAFSASLIGLMEYFADNDTLRRMSLWLMGGLDAASYPRAFLVLAVLGALLASMSHFGTSLNVLLLGESQARHLGIDVERVKTRLIVLVAAGVGTSVAVAGSIAFVGLVVPHIVRLWVGPDHRQLLPLSALAGASLLLVSDTLARTIIAPVEIPVGLITALIGVPFFVSLLRKSRGAI, via the coding sequence GTGACTGTTGCCCGTATAAAAGCATTAAATATTGCCTGGTGGTTACTGCCTGCAGCACTTGCCCTTAGTTTTTCTGCTGCCGTTGCCATAGGGGCAGTGTATCTCTCACCCTCACAACTATTTGCCGCGATCAGTGGCCAGGGCGATGGTGGACTCGCTGGGGATATTGTTCAGGTAATACGATTACCGAGAGCCATGTTGGCGGCTGGAGTGGGTGCTGTGCTCGCCATCTGCGGGGCAATGTTACAAGGCTTATTTCGAAACCCTCTAGCTGACCCATCCCTGATTGGTGTTACCGCAGGGGCTTCTCTCGGTGCTTGTTTGGCCATCCTGCTAGGAGCGGAGGTTGCCGCTGCGTTTGGGAGTTTGCCCGTTGTATCCATAGCTGCTTTTTTCAGCGGCCTTTTAGCGGTGACACTGGTCTACAAAGTGGCGAAAAGTATTAATGGCACTTCCGTGGCCACCATGTTGCTAATGGGGATTGCCGTTACCGCTTTTTCCGCAAGCCTGATCGGGCTAATGGAGTACTTTGCTGATAATGACACCCTGCGCCGTATGAGCCTGTGGCTTATGGGAGGGCTGGATGCAGCGAGCTATCCTCGCGCTTTTCTGGTTTTGGCCGTGCTGGGCGCTTTGCTTGCCAGTATGTCCCACTTCGGCACCTCACTAAATGTTCTTTTATTGGGAGAATCCCAGGCGCGGCACCTCGGTATTGATGTGGAGCGGGTAAAAACCCGTTTGATAGTGCTTGTTGCGGCTGGAGTGGGCACTTCGGTTGCTGTAGCCGGCAGTATTGCTTTTGTGGGGCTGGTAGTGCCCCATATAGTGCGTTTGTGGGTAGGACCTGATCACCGGCAACTGTTGCCGCTTTCTGCCCTGGCTGGAGCCAGTTTATTACTAGTTTCCGATACCCTGGCACGAACCATTATTGCCCCGGTGGAGATCCCGGTAGGGCTGATTACCGCACTGATTGGGGTGCCTTTTTTTGTTTCCTTGTTGCGTAAAAGCAGGGGGGCAATTTAA
- the cobS gene encoding adenosylcobinamide-GDP ribazoletransferase: MFIARKLYNLSQAFLYALVFLTRLPVAGLLREVDKETVKRSIYFYPLVGVVIGVLLSGAAYLLAPLGAQLQAAILLGFWVVLTGALHLDGLADCTDAYFAGHKCTDPEEQRQHILRVMHDPHCGSIAVAAVVVFLLIKFAAIATLLELINPVTKDAWVYLPLVLSPMLARAAALALMGVSQYARVEGRVPPSGPERRWDLLPVVAIVVAIGCLAAPIPIAIGIVCSLIGLVLFWRRLWDKAIGGYTGDCLGGLVEISELSILILWVAVVANVSYGAV; encoded by the coding sequence ATGTTTATTGCCCGTAAGTTGTACAACCTATCCCAAGCATTTCTGTATGCGCTGGTATTTCTTACCCGGCTGCCGGTGGCGGGTTTGCTTCGGGAGGTGGACAAGGAAACGGTGAAGCGGTCGATATATTTTTACCCCCTGGTTGGAGTGGTGATTGGTGTACTGTTATCCGGGGCCGCCTACCTTCTGGCTCCTTTAGGTGCCCAGTTGCAAGCTGCAATACTATTGGGTTTCTGGGTGGTCCTGACAGGTGCACTACACCTCGACGGCCTTGCTGACTGTACTGATGCCTACTTTGCTGGACATAAGTGTACGGATCCTGAAGAACAACGTCAGCATATTCTGAGAGTAATGCACGATCCCCACTGCGGCTCTATTGCGGTAGCGGCTGTTGTTGTTTTCCTACTGATAAAGTTCGCTGCAATAGCAACCCTGCTAGAGCTAATAAACCCGGTAACAAAAGATGCTTGGGTCTATCTGCCGTTGGTGCTCTCACCTATGCTAGCCAGGGCTGCGGCCCTGGCTTTAATGGGAGTTTCACAATACGCACGTGTTGAAGGCCGTGTACCGCCCTCTGGCCCCGAACGCCGATGGGACCTATTGCCGGTAGTTGCAATCGTAGTTGCTATTGGATGTTTAGCGGCGCCAATACCCATTGCCATAGGCATCGTCTGTAGTTTGATTGGCCTAGTTTTATTCTGGCGTCGCCTGTGGGATAAGGCTATTGGTGGTTATACCGGCGATTGTTTGGGCGGTTTGGTCGAGATAAGTGAGTTGTCGATATTGATTTTATGGGTGGCAGTGGTTGCCAATGTGAGTTATGGAGCTGTTTAG
- the cobU gene encoding bifunctional adenosylcobinamide kinase/adenosylcobinamide-phosphate guanylyltransferase has translation MSSTNGVHLVLGGARSGKSRLAQQRAEQWLNSSSDGGLIYLATATAGDQEMSTRIARHQEDRDHRWQTLEEPIALAEALVTAPESHCVLVDCLTLWLNNCLHQGVWEREQEALLQCIDQRLTLSNGNTPPWIFVSNEVGSGIVPLGQLSREFVDAAGWLHQALAERADSVTLAIAGLPLTVK, from the coding sequence ATGTCTAGCACCAATGGTGTACATCTGGTACTAGGGGGCGCCCGCAGCGGAAAAAGCCGGCTTGCGCAACAGCGCGCGGAGCAGTGGCTAAATAGCAGTAGCGATGGTGGGCTTATCTACCTGGCAACGGCTACTGCGGGCGATCAAGAAATGTCTACCCGTATTGCTCGACATCAGGAAGACCGGGATCATCGATGGCAGACCCTGGAAGAGCCTATTGCACTGGCAGAGGCTCTGGTTACAGCTCCTGAGTCCCACTGTGTACTGGTGGACTGCCTCACTTTGTGGTTGAACAACTGTCTTCATCAAGGCGTTTGGGAGCGTGAGCAAGAGGCGCTTCTGCAATGTATCGATCAGAGGCTTACCCTCTCTAACGGTAATACCCCACCTTGGATTTTTGTCAGTAATGAAGTCGGTTCGGGTATTGTGCCCCTTGGGCAGTTATCGCGGGAATTTGTGGATGCGGCAGGTTGGCTTCATCAGGCACTAGCCGAGCGAGCTGATAGCGTCACCTTGGCAATTGCTGGTTTGCCGCTCACTGTAAAGTAA
- a CDS encoding cobalamin-binding protein codes for MSRSSIVRVVLTLNLLLVSNTWADDSVRVKDARGQWVELPAPAERIVALAPNIVENFYSAGAGDKLIAAVSYSDYPEQAKQLPEIGNYKAVNYESLLLLNPDLIVAWGSGNGDQMINKLEDLGFTVFVSESNALEDIAVNVKRFGKLAGTSDYADKSAGEWLERLNQIQLSHKDLDSVSVFYQVWNEPLQTLNGDHLISDVIQTCGGRNIFADALVLAPKISIESVLDRDPRVIIASGMGEERPDWLDAWAAYPRINAVKEGNLFHVPPDIIQRHTFRVLDGMEMVCDDLNRVRKSG; via the coding sequence ATGTCTCGAAGCAGTATTGTCCGTGTTGTTTTAACCTTGAATCTGTTATTGGTGAGTAATACTTGGGCGGATGATTCCGTGCGGGTAAAAGATGCCCGTGGCCAATGGGTTGAACTGCCTGCACCAGCAGAGCGTATTGTTGCGCTAGCACCAAATATCGTGGAGAACTTTTACAGTGCCGGGGCAGGGGATAAGCTAATTGCTGCGGTAAGCTACAGTGACTACCCCGAGCAAGCCAAGCAATTACCGGAGATAGGTAACTATAAAGCGGTAAACTATGAAAGTTTACTATTGCTAAATCCTGACTTGATTGTTGCCTGGGGATCGGGAAATGGCGATCAGATGATCAATAAACTGGAGGATCTCGGTTTTACAGTTTTCGTATCTGAATCTAATGCTCTTGAAGATATCGCTGTGAATGTAAAGCGCTTCGGTAAACTTGCAGGTACAAGTGACTATGCAGATAAATCTGCCGGAGAGTGGCTTGAGCGACTGAATCAGATACAGCTTAGCCATAAGGACCTGGATTCGGTCAGTGTTTTTTATCAGGTTTGGAATGAGCCACTGCAAACACTTAATGGCGACCACCTGATTAGCGATGTTATTCAAACCTGTGGCGGCCGTAATATATTTGCCGATGCATTGGTATTAGCACCGAAGATTAGTATTGAGTCTGTACTGGATAGAGACCCGAGAGTAATTATCGCCAGCGGAATGGGGGAGGAGCGGCCAGATTGGTTGGATGCCTGGGCAGCTTACCCAAGAATTAATGCAGTTAAAGAGGGAAACCTGTTTCATGTACCACCGGATATCATTCAGCGACATACTTTTCGGGTGCTGGATGGTATGGAGATGGTTTGTGATGATTTGAATCGGGTGAGAAAAAGCGGTTAG
- a CDS encoding efflux RND transporter periplasmic adaptor subunit, with protein MRSAVFSSLIFGALLSLFLTGSGSVYAAGAVAEAEPEKGPNRGRMLREGNFAVELSIYETGVPPEFRVWVSNDGELVNPRQVDLKVVLKRLGDGEDHIEFRPEGNYLRGDMVIYEPHSFVVTLTAKYQGHEYRWQYDNFEGRTRIESGIAESMEIDTETVGPARMSETNRAYGRLIVDPEQVREIRARFDGFVETVYVGLGERVKKGQPLIAVNSDQNLKTYSIKSPISGVVIQRNVNPGEQTAGRALLTVADDTALLAELDVFPSTRPQIRQGAPVSVNIKSLETPLLGVVKQIDTLMKPNQATAVRVSLQDIPSGLAPGSFVSGDIQVAEYEVPLAAKRSGLQAFRDFTVVYAKVGDQYEVRMLELGREAGDWVEVLGGFDRESNMSPVTATSLKRTLKSPVHPTITEGSTCLST; from the coding sequence ATGAGATCCGCAGTTTTTTCCAGCCTGATATTCGGTGCTTTACTTTCCTTGTTCCTAACTGGCAGCGGCAGTGTGTATGCGGCCGGAGCTGTCGCAGAGGCAGAACCGGAAAAAGGGCCCAATCGTGGGCGCATGTTGAGAGAAGGTAATTTCGCCGTTGAGCTAAGTATTTATGAAACTGGTGTTCCCCCGGAGTTTCGGGTTTGGGTGAGTAACGATGGAGAGCTGGTTAATCCTCGGCAGGTTGATCTTAAAGTGGTTCTTAAAAGGCTTGGAGATGGAGAGGATCACATCGAGTTCAGGCCTGAGGGGAATTATCTGCGTGGCGATATGGTGATCTATGAGCCCCACTCATTTGTTGTGACTCTAACAGCCAAGTACCAGGGGCACGAATACCGTTGGCAATACGATAATTTTGAGGGGCGAACCCGTATCGAATCCGGTATTGCTGAATCCATGGAAATTGATACGGAAACCGTCGGCCCCGCCAGGATGAGTGAGACCAACCGCGCTTATGGCAGACTTATTGTAGATCCAGAACAGGTACGTGAAATCCGTGCGCGTTTCGATGGATTTGTAGAAACTGTGTATGTGGGATTGGGAGAGCGCGTTAAAAAAGGGCAACCCCTAATCGCAGTTAACAGCGATCAAAACCTGAAAACTTACAGTATTAAATCCCCCATTTCCGGTGTGGTAATTCAGCGCAATGTAAACCCTGGTGAACAGACCGCAGGTAGAGCTTTATTAACGGTTGCCGATGATACTGCTTTATTGGCAGAGCTGGATGTTTTTCCCTCGACACGCCCCCAGATTCGCCAAGGCGCGCCCGTTTCCGTAAATATCAAGTCCCTGGAAACTCCTCTACTCGGGGTAGTTAAACAAATTGATACTTTGATGAAGCCCAACCAGGCCACTGCCGTTCGAGTGTCACTGCAAGATATTCCCTCAGGCCTCGCACCAGGTTCTTTTGTAAGCGGCGATATCCAAGTTGCTGAATATGAGGTGCCTCTCGCTGCTAAGCGTTCCGGTTTACAAGCGTTCCGCGATTTTACTGTCGTTTATGCCAAGGTGGGCGATCAATATGAAGTGCGCATGTTGGAGCTGGGGCGTGAAGCAGGCGACTGGGTTGAAGTGCTGGGGGGATTCGACCGGGAATCGAATATGTCACCGGTAACAGCTACATCATTAAAGCGGACATTGAAAAGTCCGGTGCATCCCACGATCACTGAGGGTTCGACATGCTTGAGTACTTGA
- a CDS encoding heme ABC transporter ATP-binding protein: protein MALLQVEGVAVSVDNRPLLQDINLEVDVGELVCVIGPNGAGKSTLLRALCGEVRMDSGQVHFKGNSFSKLSARNRARQVAVLPQNNPLTFAFTGLELVALSRTPHSTGTDRDREICLEAMAVLDVSHLSERLYPTLSGGEQQRLQLARVMAQIWRAEDGGERLLLLDEPAASLDIAHQYGMMRAVRDFARSGVAVVMTVHDLAHASGYSDRILALKQGRSMAYGNPEDVLTAENMQQLYGYSVTVMPHPVTGQSLVIADV, encoded by the coding sequence ATGGCTCTGCTACAGGTGGAGGGAGTTGCGGTTAGTGTCGATAATCGGCCGCTGTTGCAAGATATCAACCTGGAGGTAGATGTCGGCGAGCTGGTTTGTGTGATTGGCCCCAATGGCGCGGGGAAGTCGACCCTGCTGCGTGCCCTTTGCGGTGAAGTCAGGATGGATTCCGGGCAGGTCCACTTTAAAGGTAACTCTTTTTCAAAATTGTCGGCCCGCAATCGAGCCAGGCAAGTTGCCGTCCTGCCGCAAAATAACCCGCTGACATTTGCCTTTACCGGGCTGGAACTGGTCGCCCTCAGTCGAACTCCGCATTCCACCGGCACTGACCGGGACCGAGAAATCTGCCTGGAAGCCATGGCTGTGCTGGATGTTAGTCATTTGTCTGAGCGCCTGTACCCAACATTATCTGGCGGCGAGCAGCAGCGCTTGCAATTGGCTCGGGTGATGGCCCAGATCTGGCGGGCAGAGGATGGTGGAGAGCGGCTCCTCTTATTAGATGAGCCCGCTGCCAGCCTGGATATTGCACACCAATATGGAATGATGAGAGCGGTAAGAGACTTCGCGCGAAGTGGCGTAGCTGTGGTAATGACGGTCCATGATCTGGCCCATGCCAGCGGCTACAGCGACAGAATCCTCGCCTTAAAGCAGGGGCGCAGTATGGCCTACGGAAATCCGGAGGATGTATTGACTGCGGAGAATATGCAGCAGCTTTACGGCTACAGTGTCACGGTGATGCCACACCCGGTAACCGGTCAATCCCTGGTGATTGCCGATGTCTAG
- a CDS encoding M56 family metallopeptidase, with the protein MILGQVALWLNLLTIAALGLFVGILLVSAACLSASRHSLSLSVSSRRLLLWSAVLLPWFAASTAAVILAFPSLLGGVASLAHWHHINAFNLYSWHGVFTIAFLFFSGFLAFQSFKRAHRHLAQLRLLMQLCERDKSDQSIIQAKGPQAFTSGLLRPQGFYTSGLRDQLTAEEFEVVRLHEEAHAQKFDPLKKLIFALFASFFPTRLGNYLNRQMALCMEQRADAYAHRQGWSETFIAQTLLKVTRISNGLHPKERSSAMVCYFALDQLDARIRYLLSDDKGRSLPPCY; encoded by the coding sequence ATGATTTTGGGGCAGGTTGCACTCTGGCTAAACCTGCTGACTATTGCAGCGCTTGGCCTGTTTGTCGGTATTTTACTGGTATCAGCTGCCTGCCTTTCTGCTTCCCGGCATTCACTTAGCTTGTCTGTCAGTAGCCGGCGTTTACTGCTGTGGAGTGCGGTATTGCTGCCGTGGTTTGCGGCTTCCACTGCCGCTGTTATCCTGGCTTTCCCCAGCCTTTTGGGAGGCGTTGCATCACTGGCGCACTGGCACCATATCAATGCTTTTAACCTCTACAGTTGGCACGGTGTTTTTACTATTGCGTTTCTTTTCTTTAGCGGTTTTTTGGCGTTTCAAAGTTTTAAACGAGCTCATCGCCATTTGGCGCAGCTCCGTTTGTTAATGCAACTTTGCGAAAGGGATAAGTCTGACCAAAGTATTATCCAGGCAAAGGGGCCCCAGGCTTTCACCAGTGGTCTGCTCCGTCCGCAAGGGTTTTATACCAGCGGTCTGCGAGACCAGTTAACAGCGGAAGAATTTGAGGTGGTGCGCCTGCATGAGGAAGCCCATGCGCAAAAATTTGATCCTCTGAAGAAATTAATATTCGCTTTATTTGCCAGCTTTTTCCCTACGCGTTTGGGGAATTACCTGAATCGGCAGATGGCGCTGTGTATGGAGCAGCGTGCAGATGCTTATGCCCATAGGCAGGGGTGGAGTGAGACTTTTATCGCCCAAACCCTACTTAAAGTAACCCGTATCTCCAATGGGTTGCATCCCAAAGAGAGAAGTTCAGCAATGGTCTGTTATTTCGCTCTTGACCAATTGGATGCTCGTATTCGTTACTTGCTGTCTGATGATAAGGGGCGCAGCTTACCCCCTTGTTATTAG